CTTGGGAGTTGTCACTATCTGAATAAGGTGAAATGAACTGCAATTGAGCTTTTACAAAGTCACGTTTCATGAACCTCTTGGTGTTTTTTACGCTattcttctgactttttttatttttttgccggCAGAAGCGAGAACCTAACCAGGGTGAATTTCATGAGACATGCATACACTTGATGAAAGTCAATGGCACAAGAGCAAATCACGCTCCagagaaattattttgtttaaatatgctAAAATATCAGCAAGGGTTGTTGCTGGAAATCACAAATGACCTTTAACAGTCTTCATACGATTAACAACCTCATACTGAGAAACCAGAGCAGGCAGCAGCTTTATAAGTCTGTTACTGCATCTACATTAATGGCCATTTGCCGAAGTGAAGCATAAAAACTGTCCAAATACTTTgtataataaagaaaattactTTCGGAAATACTGATACACGAAAAAAGTCACTGAATTTACGTGCAAATTTGAACAATGATTCAGGTGCTCCCCCcgctccccccccccatacCTTTTCTTCACATTCTTGCTTTCTGCTCTGTTGTCAGGGTATGTTTACAGGAATTGCACCGCAGATGGCTGGTCTGAGATGTATCCAACTTATGAAGACGCCTGTCATTTCAGTGATGACAGCGAGCCTGAGTCTGAGgtacacacacattttgtttcAATCGTGCTTTCTCAATGCTCACCTTCTTTAGCTCAGGCTACTTTTATAGACTTATTTCAAAGGGAAAGCTACATATCTGTtaaaaaattattgaatttTCTGCCCTAAACCTTtcaattttaacttttatttttatgtctgcTTCCAGACTAGTTACCTCCGTGCGTTCCGGCAGGTCTACACTGTAGGGTATGCCACCTCCCTCATCTCCCTACTTACCGCCATAGTGGTGTTTGCAGGCTTCAGGTGAGGACAAAGCAGCATAgactaaaaaaacatgaacacatATGGCGCAACACAGGGGAAAAATGTTGGGATCCACATTTACCTTACATACAGAATAATATCTGAAACATGCATGTTTAGAataagagcattttttttacattaataacaaaataatcatATGTTGTGGTTTTGAAAAGTCACACTAGGGAATGTGCCATCAACCTCTCAGTATATTGAAGGGTTTTAATTTGCAGAAACAGTCCAAGAACCTGCTTGGTGTGTGACCCCGTGTTGTGTTATACAGGAAATTTCGCTGCACCAGAAACTACATCCACATCAACTTGTTTTCCTCCTTCGTCCTGAGAGCCAGTGCTGTGTTCATTAAGGATGCGGTGTTGTTTGCGGATGAAACTCTGGACCACTGCTCTATGTCTACGGTAAACCCGTTAATtagtcttagacttagacttagacaactttatttgtcattttatatgcacagagtgcatacagaacgaaatttcgttgcatacagcttgtaaattgcagtaaaattaaattgcaGTATAAGGTgtagcagtgatttaaaagtaaacaatttaaatgcagacaatgcaggagaagtcacagtatacaggtgagtattttttaaaaaacatttgtatgtgcaaaatttgattgtgcaaagggcatttgcaCAATCAACCATTTTTGAGTCAACCATTGTTCCACAGTAACTTGTATCGTAAGGACGAGGTAACgagaaaaaaggaacaaaggTGGGAATAAATGGAAAACTTAATGACTGAATGAAGATTTTTACCCACCATCTACTATATTTAGTAAGTAGTAAGTCAAAAAATAGTTTTAGGCATACGTTGTTTTCTAATCCATATCTACAGGTATTAACTGATGAGAAAGACAAACAGAGAATAAACACTCTAACCGCACTGATCAtaataaaaagaatatataaaaacatttcaccTTTTAACATTTACCTGAACCCTTAAGTGTGTATCATACTTTTCAAGAAGCCCTCGTAAAAGTTATTTCAGCCTTATCTGATAACTAGTGACATTTCAAAGTAATGAAGACAAGAGGATAGGAGAACAAATAGGGATACAGTTTCATCCCTGAGCACTTTAATGTTCACATCTCACCTGTAACGCAAAAGATGTCAGCCTCTCCTTCGTCCGAGGGTCACACGTTACGAGCAAGCTCCAGCACATCACCTACTCTCGAGGCTGGGAAGTACACGTACTGGCACAAAGCCCTTTGAGTCAGCCCAGAGGGAGGGCCAGTCACAGTCTATATCTTTGGGCATAGGGTTTTTGACTCTTCAGGTTGCAGTTGTTCTGAGGTGCCTATCAGCAAACAATCACAATACAAAACCAGAAAGTCTCTGTTTTGAGGACGGCAGGAATGTTAATCCAACAGGACTGACAGAGAAACGTGTTGCAGAGGAGGGTCTGACTGTTAAATACACCTCATCAAATAGGAGATCTGTTTGTCCACAAAGAACCAGGAAAGGGTAACAGACAATCAATTCAAGCTTTAAATTTGTCATAACAATAACATTTACaggaggagaaataaaaaaaaaaatcattcaagtTAGATTCAAATTATCAAATAGATAATTTTAGAGCAAGCCAAAGCTTTAATTTACttgttaaattaaaagttttgCTTATCCTAACATAAAGGTTTCACATTCCAAGGGTATAACCCCAAGTAGATTCTGGTTAACAGTGGTTTTGACAAGGGAACAGCAATTCTTAGGTAAGAATgctttcctttattttaaaataattttgagaTGGTTAGAGAGCGGGATATCTAATGcccataatatttttttaatactacGACggttttatgttctttttaagttttaagtCTCTGTAAAATCACGGCCGCACACAAAACCATGTTTccaatttaattcaaaagcGCACTGTTGAAGTCCTCAATGCTGGAAGTTACATAATGAACAGTCAAAACAGTGAAGAACAGCATGcagaacagtattttttttaaatccaacagTCAGTAAATAATGGATTACAAATATGGATCAACACAATAATATTGATTCTAGGTGATTCTGTCCTACACACATATGTGTGTTCCTTTTCTACCCTTGCTGTTGCTTATTTTCACATCTGATTGAAAACCATTGATAACGTCAGTCAAACTCCAAGTTTCAAACTGCATcctcaaataaaatacatcaatttAATGCTTTAATACTCGCGCTAAAAAATTAATTTGGCAATGTTTTAGCtaaattaattgaaaaattATGTAATGTTTGATGTTGGCATTCATCTTTATTATGTTATGATACAAATAACCTTTATGTCCTTTAAATCATGTTTACTGCAGCATTAGTTCTTCTAAGTACATTATCTATAAGATAATCTCTAAAATTGCAGCAAAGATTAATTTttctgtaatatttatttttatgtcactAAAGGTTAGTCTTACAGCATTAATTAGATGTCTTGCAATGTGTTTACAagccattaaaataaatgtcaatggaaaaaaaataaaaaatacattcaaactGATGTACATCTGAGAAATTTGAGACTAAAGAGGATAGAGTGATAATATTGGTCATTATTAGTggagaacatgttttttttagggtttaaCAGCCTGAAAACAGCAATGGTGGTTCTGGATGGAGCTGAGTTCCTCTTTAGTTCTTAGAGATGGATGCTTTTAACTCTGTGTCTATTTTTATCCTCCAGGCTACGTGTAAGTCAGCCGTGGCTTTTTTCCAGTTCAGCATCCTGGCCAATTACTTTTGGTTGCTGGTGGAGGGCATGTATCTGCAGACCCTGTTGGCCCTCACTTTCGTTTCTCAGAGGAAATACTTCTGGTGGTACATTCTCATCGGATGGGGTGAGTAAGAAAGGTAGAATTCATCTATGGATGGCAAACTCATCACAGACTCGTAATTGCACGCACAGCAGGGCACTGCGGCGTTAAACTTGATATCGTCCTCCCATAAATTTCTAGCACACAGGGTCACACTGTGTAATTCCTGCTTCTGATGGGTTAATTGTGAATTGCTGTGAAAGCCAAAAGGTATAAACTAATGTTTTATTCTGACTGGAAATAACGTCAATAATTTAGAGCTTGCTTTTACAAAAAcacactaaaataaactatgatTTGATAAATATTGAATTCATAATTACTTATACAGAAAACTACCAGTGTAGAAAAGAAGCTTCTGGTAGGAAGATCTGcagcttccaaaaaaaaaaggaataacgTAATAGCTCAATAATAACAgcttaaataagaaaaaaaaaattttgtatACAATTTACTAAAACTATttgcttgttgattttcagtaGCCAATGGAAAAGCCATTATTGGCATTACAACAATGAAATGCTTTTTATAATTATTGACaagctttttgtgtttcttcacTGGTATTTTGACGATTAACTCTTTGAGATGAGCTTCAGGTCTTTGAAGCTGGAAGACCTGGAAGgttgaaaaaacatatatatctTTTACAACATTATGataattattttttgaaaatgtacaattattgaaaaaaaaaaacaggctatctgaactaatcttttttttagtctttCATTTCTCCTTGTATTTAGAAACAAACAATTCTTTATGGTGAGATTTAAGAACCGTTTCTGTGTGTAAAAAGAACCATATGTGGCTACTTAGCAGCATGTTAcataaatatttgtaatttttgaaCTAAATACGATTAAATGCAGCCTGGACACATTAAAAATACCAAATAGCCCCTTAGCTTTGGGCCCATGTAAAGCTTGAAATTGTATGCTAGCTTTAGCATTAATGGTGGCTAATAGTTAGCCCATTAATATACtttattttggttaaaaaaacatgtttttgagatacatttgaataaaaacatacttTAATCTCTCAGTATGATTTAAGAAGAATGTTCAGAAAGTTTAAAGTTTCATTCATCTAACTCGAGTTAGCACACAGTTCTGTCTCATTCAGACTAGTAGCctactgtaatttatttcagtcaacaaTCAGTCTCCGCAAAGCCTGCTGGCAGGATGTTCTCACAGCGGCCGTGATTGCCGTCACAATTGGACTTCTTGTTtcatttccttcttctttttccctCAGCCTTTTTCATGGATCACTTAAGAGATTTCCTATTGTATCGTGTCATCCCAACAAAACAACACTCCACTGTCTTAGTATTCCACTCTCGCAATCTTGTGTTTATACCATGTCGCTATTTTAAGCCAGTGTTCTCAAACTTTCAAGTCCCATTTGTCTCATTTGTTCTGCTACCAATATGTTACAGTATTATTCAGCCACACCGAGCGGAGCGGACGGCTACCGGCTGATCACTATAGGGTTGATGGTGAGAAAAGGCAGACGGCTTgttatttctttccttttactgGAGAGCTCTTGAAAGTTGGACGCTATGGAAATTGCAGCAGGCAAAAAGGCTTACAGGTCACGCtgggtgttttgttttgtaatgtaATAAGTAATAAGCCGGGGTAAGGTCCAGCTTGTGCTGCGTACAATCACTGCTTTTGGGAATTCAACCGGAATCCGTGGTTAGATGCgatgaagagcagcagcaggatggaTCAGACCCTTGGGGATGAAGGCGCAGACTTTGTGTCAGTCTAATTAAAGAATAGCTGGGTTTCCTGCATTCAGGGTGACACAATGACTCTAACTCAGGAGGTTTTGTAAGCAGCTTTAGTGAAATTGGTTGAAAAGCTCCACCGTGCCATGGCATTTCACAAACAAGCCGGTGTCTGCAAGACACGAAGATTAGAGTTCAGGAGACCTACTCACCTGCTGTGACGGGAGATAAAGAAGAAACGCGTTGTGCCCCCGTCCATCAAGCTGTGTTGAGGATTAAATGAATTTCCTTCAACCCTGTCGGTAAAGGCTTTGgacgaaaaaataaaaatcattcagAGCGCTCCCTCCTATTAATTTTATCGACTCCCCCAGGGCATCCCTCTGAACTATAATCAGATCAAAAGTTTCAAAGGTACATTAGTTTTGAAAAATACCTGCTGAGATGATGTAAGATGTACAAGTGTATTTTATGATCATGGATAACAATGAGTGAAAATGGACGAAGCCTAAAACTTGAAGGTTTTACtgaaaatgaatgatgaaaacatTGTACAGCACCTTGTGTTTTTTCGCTACCACTTTACAATAGGTCCCCCCTTATAGATtgctaataaatagtttatagataCGTTATCGATATGTTAGAGGGACGAAACTGACTAATTTGTGCTTACAAGGTAGTAACTTAGTCTGAAATGTCTAATATTAGCAACTTTAGATTAAATAAATGGTCGAACAGATTAGACTCACTATCTGGCAAACCGgacagttttgtgttttcctcacccttaatgcataataaacacatGAATTAGTTATgaagtgtttacagattaattaacTGCATAACTATAAACCTATTGTGAAGTGGTAccatttttcctttcctttcctttcctttcgttttttttttttttttttttttttttacagtttgtcacattacatttacaaacctaaatttattttactaggatttcatgtgattgattaagaactacatgattggaaaataaaaggaaaagggttaaagtttaaaaaaaaaaaaaactgagaaaaatctgaaaggcaTGGTAGCCATTTTCCTTAACTGTATCGTCTTTGCACATCCAAAGGTTGGATGTTTGTTCCACTCTTCTTCACAATAAAACTCCCGCTTTGTCAAATTGTATGGAGAGCATCTGCAATTTCTAGTCTTGCCATATATTACcattttgttttaagttttgaCTTCCACTGgaccattttaaaacatgaatatagtGAGTATGCTTTGATTTCAACTATTTCAATATAGCTCTAGTTCTAACAGCTCTGTATTTTGTGACTAGATGGTAAAGGTCTATAACAGTATCAACTCTTGTAGGGCTGCAActaatgattattttaataattgattaGTCGGtcaattattttttatgattaatcaataaatcagacaaattctattttcaaattctttttttcaaatagaACATTTGGACTGAAAAAAGAGCACAAAAAACAAGTTGCTACTTAGGTGTTACAATTATATTgggtaataaataattttgcttcaaataaagaagtttattttgACTAGATTGTAAGTCGATCTTTTAACAGTTAATGTCTATATGAACAGCGATTTAACACAACGAAAGTGAAGCTGTAAATCTGTGGTGTCAAATGCGGTTTTGTTGAACCTCACCCTTGTTCAAGTGCATCTAAGGGAAAAAAATTGGGCAAAACAATGAAACCAGTGCAAAAACACCACTTCtgacaatcaaataaaccaccagctcACTTCATAGTTTCAGTACAAtctgcattttatgtaaataccaCATGCTACATTtggtttatgatccataatACGATCAGCGTCCATCTAAACGCTTGTTCCCATTAATTAATGTACTTACAGCGCCTGCATGTGGAGGGTAGGGCCACAGCGCTGTGCAGCAAAGAACATTTTGGGACGATCATAATTTCCTTCCGCTCTctcaacagcaacaacaggagtTCTGGACCATCTCAGAACCTGGTGCCGGTCCATTCTGTGCGCTCAGGACAATCAGAACCAACACGCCTCTGcgtttgttgttggttttttccgcatgaagaaatacaaaacatctgcagttattttatggaaattcatcaactctgctaatgcCAGAGTTTCTcctttgaataaagcttggcgCAAGTAATCGCACGTCATGgttggattatttgattttgggcccatataaacggtgcaTTCGgaatactttctttccttttaatctgaacacattttaatccaatCAGGCAATGTTGCATGTTTcaagctcctgtcattaaccagctaagaGCCACATTAGATACCTGATGTCAAGGTCGCACCCCGTAGCACGACTTTGGCCGTGCAGGACTCCGCTTGCAGCCCGAGCCAAGCGCTGTCGGTGTTTTCTCACTTTGAAACAGAACAAACGTCAGATATTGTAATGGCTTTTGAGGAGTTGGTTCGAGCCATTTTCTCTGTGTCGTCATTTGTAAAATTTAATACCTAGCTTCGTTTACATCGCTCTGCAACCAGCCAGCATTGATGACCACCTGCAGGCGAGGTAAACGGCTCCGTGACATGCGAGTGACGCATTAATCGCGCAACTCAACGAATTGCTGAGGAAATTCATTGCCAACGTTTTTAATTGTTGATGTTTTAtcaattttattgatttgttgttgcagccctactcttttgcagcctcttacagttttttttagtgtttacctgtatttaactccatccattaACTAACCCCGTTtcctgtgagaaaaaaaaaacacaacatccccacaacatgatgctactATCACCTGGTTTCATGGTGGTTATGGTGCATTCAAGGAAAATTGCAATGTTCATTTTCCTCCATAAATAGCATGGTGCTGTTTCTTCACTAATATTCTGTGACAGGCCCCTGAGGGTtcccagaacagctggatttagacCGGTATCTGATTACAGTCCAACAGAGTCTATTTTCTAATTAGCCAATGTCCAAAGAGTATCAGAGTGAATAGGGTTGATTACTGACTTCTCAAATGCATAtcacacttttgtttttgtaaaaaacattGGAAACCATGAATCATTTACCTTCCACCTAACAATGTGTTACTTTGTATTGCTCAGTCTCATGTAATCCCAATATAATGCATTAACGTTTATGGCTGACAGTGTGTAGAAAAGTTCTAAGGGTGTAAAATACTTTTGTGAAGCTCTGCGTCTGAACACTGGTTAGATGGGACAGCATTTAGCTGCTTTTTAATGCTATTTAATTCTGTTCTATTTCAAAACAGTTtataaaatatagaaattaccagtttttaaagaatatttaaaaacaaaaagtatctgcttcaaaggttttttttccaagctgcaaaataaatgtttgtgtgtgtgtgtgtgtgtgttaactCCCAGTTTTCTTTTCTATATCTATGTTTCACACGATTTTATGACTGCGTTGGATGCCTATTAAGGCGGTAAAATGCAAGTAGGACAGAGATAAATGTGATATGCAGAGAAATCATAATGTCCTTTACGCCTACAAAGAACTATTTAGGTCTATCAACATGTCAGTATTTCATTTAACATGCATAGTTGATGTGCTCTTCTATTTATAGGACTACCATCAATGGTCCTCATACTTTGGGTTCTGACCAGGTTTTTCTATGACGACAGAGGGTATCatcagttttgtcttttttctttgtgttagaTATGTTAAAGCAGCTCACTTTATGCTCAGCTGAATTCAGTTTGTCTTTCACTGCAGCTGCTGGGATGACAATGACAATGTTGGCATTTGGTGGATCATCAAAGGACCGATTACAGCCTCGCTGCTGGTGAGTGACAGGCTGTGAAACTGTTGCAACGTGATGAACagatttttatagttttactgttaGATTTGCTTCACTCATTTAGGTCATACTCTATGTTGATTCAGAGCTTCCATTTTTCAATTAGTATCTGTTGAACAATCCTAACTTAAAAGaatagtttagattttttttttttaaagagagatTCTGTGAAGTTACTATTAGTAAATCATATCGGGGGCCTCAACACAGTTCTCTGACTGAGAAGCAAGCAGTGCTTACCACATATAGAAATTGGCTATAAATATGTACATTTTCATTGGAATTTTGCAAACGCATACTCATTTAAACTCCATTAatgtagctatttaatcaaacTTGCTAAAATGGGACTCTGCAACGACACTTTCTGCAGTCGTGTTGTGACATGAGAACTTTCTACCGCAGATTAGGGAAGTATTAACAATAACCAGTCCATGAAGCATAGCCCATcaatttcattaatttatttcatttgtattacaaaaaacaaaatatgcaaattTTGATGCTTTTCATTCAAAAATGCAATTTGAAAGTTGATAAGTGATAAGTTGTGCTACATTGTGGCAAACTGTGTGCTTGTACAGTCATTGTTAATAAGTAGGGTACATATATTTATGTGTAAAACAAATTGTATAtgttatacatatataaataaaaatattttgtatgttATATATAACATCTAAATACGTATATAGTAGAATCTTAGCTCTGAAGTGGCAACactgctgcaggaggagaagcCTTTCAGTGTCAAGCTACATAATTTACATAAAAAGCCCTGGTGTCAGACCCCACAGTggaaacaaaacacaaccaGGGTAACATAGAAGGCTCAAGGAAATCATCATCAATCATCAAATAAAAACTGGTGCAATATTTGTAAATgtcactttttcttctttttttcatgtatcattgtatatttttttcacgTATATTTTACATCGAAGCAAaattgttgggtgtattaaaaGCTTCCTAATAAACGGATGTTTTAGGTTTCGTTTTAAccattatttatgtttgtgcCTTTTGCATTTCTCACAGGTCAATATAGTCATCTTCCTAAACGTTATCCGGATTCTGGTCCAAAAGCTTAAATCATCAGCCACGGCTGGAAACAGTGACACTAGCCATTTCATGTAAGTCTCAACATACCGGCACAACAGACTAAGCTTGAACACAGAATGCAATAATGCAACATAAATTAATTTTCTCAGGAACAGGATTATCGAGATTGGAGGGGTTGGCACAGCTCTGATCTTTTAAGAATCTATCAGAATCAACAAATCCAACCGAAGCAACATACACACAGGTTCAATACATGGTTGAGAATTTAACATTAAACGTTATTTCTATAGAAATTTCAGAGAAGATATCAGGCTAGAAAGATggtttctttttattctgtgaaatattaaaataccCTTTACTCttgcttaaaaatgtattatgtaAATAATAAGACGAGGAGGGGACAAGATAAATATGCTTTCATGAAAATGAACGGCCTCTTTCCTGCAGTTTAATCTGGAAAATGCTGTTTACAGCATATAACCCACAAAATCCTGCTTCACCTGGAACTCTATTTTCCCCGTATTTGCAGTTTGGCTAGTGCAGATTTGTGCTGAGCTGAATTCATCTCGAAAGAGAGCAAATATAAATAGCATCTAGACACTAGAAATAGACGCCTCTTTCATGGCTGTGCGGCAGAATTGTTTCACAGATTTCAATGAATGTTTCACTTGTTCAAAGGCTCCAGTTCTGCCTTGCAAATTTTTGTCTCATTCAGGTAGATCAGAGACACGAGGACAAAAAGACCCAAAACCCAGGTGTgactaaagaaaaacacaaccctATTGTAAACAGGAAACGTCCAGAtgggtttttcatttttaatcctGAAGCAGTCACGTTTAATACCTCagtttttctattgttttgtgCGACTGGTGAGATGGCCAACATCAAAGTGCATTTTCATGCTCTAGAGAGCAACAAAGAGACTCTTAATCTGATCTATTgatttcagactaaaaaacttGAGCAGACACATGTGTTAGAGCTTATTTTAGCTGCTGATTATTGacttttcattaaatgaaaCCTCTCACTGCTCTGTCTCACTGACTTAAAGCAAAAGTTTGTTCTAGCGCTGTAAAAGAAGCAGATTCAAGCCACATTATTTGCAGGAAgctgttttgaaataaaaagtgtatacatacagtcatattccataaattagaatatgtatTTTTAAGAGGCTTgtttatcagattaaaagtatcttttggaaaaaaacaacaacatgtaaGCCAGTACTAAACCTACTTTTCGTTAAGCCCCCACTTCAGCATGAGGAATGTACGTTTGttaattggtttatttttatttaattataattaacataaatgctTTATAAGGACTTTCAAatttattgtatatatatatatatatatatatatatatatatatatatatatatatatatatatatatatatatatatatatatataaaatattatttaaatttgaaagctttttttaagcCTTTTGTTTGTTATGATTATAATATACAGAGCCCGACAGTGATATGCACCAAGCTTAGTTCTTAGTCATTATAGTGACCCCCATTTCTTTTTCTTAGTTCAGATTTAAAGGTTGATATAATGAAAAAAGTCATAGCCAGTAAAAACTTAAATTAttccttttattttactgtgcaTTGAATTTCATTGTTAAAGTCTGATATGTAACAGAGAGTTCTGATTACTCCAGTATGTTAAAGTTTAAATAGATGGCAACCGTGGCGCAATGGGAAGATTAGTTGTCCTGCAATCTGAAAGCAGTGGCTTTGATTCCACCTGCCAAATGTCAATGTTCTTTGGAGCAAGGCACCTATCCTCAAATTGCCTATTGATCTTTGTTTCGGTGTACAAGTGTAAGCACATCCGTGTCTGCAATCAGGGTAATGTGGCTACtatgcaaagtgctttgagtggtctgTGTGACTAGAAAAGCgctctatacacacacacacacacacacacacacacacacacacacacacacacacacacacacacacacatatatatatatatatatatatatatatatatatatatatatatatatatatatagatagatatagatatagatatatctatatatatatagatatatatagatatatcaaaaatatatagatataaaaatgtatttatacaaaatatatacattttatatatacaaaatatatgtccatttaaattttttgtgcttacgtcaaatatttgtttttgcatcAGGAGGCTGGCTAAATCCACCCTGTTCCTCATTCCTCTGTTTGGGATGCACTACACGGTATTTGCCTTCCTGCCGGAGAACACTGGAGTGGCTGCTAGACTGTACATCGAGCTGGGCCTGGGATCCTTTCAGgtatacaacttttttttttttttttataaatacggtcaaacaaaactaaaagaaaaaaaatacccatAGCTTAAGAAGCAACCTGAAAATAGTGAGTCCGGCAGATCAACTCCCAGGTACAAATGTCACTACTTTCTCCAAAATATTAAACACAGCAGTATTTTTCCTGTTGTGAAAaggtacaaaacaaaacaagcaagcaaacaacaaaaacccaACTCCTTTAGTTTATGGAGATATGTACAGCACAGCTCAGGGTACATTTACATTACCATAAGGTCAAATGCAAATATTCCCCCATAAAATATATAACGTAAAAGGTACTCTAACTTAGGAAAAAGTTAGGACACCCATCCCCTTAATAGCAAGTCTCACCACTTTTAGCTGCCATAGCTTCAGGAAGATGTTTCTCCTCTGTATCGACCAGTCTCTGACATCCACTCCTCACTTTCAGCTGAGATTTGGTTATGGGACGTTTTGTGTGTACATCCGTTTCCAGTCACCT
This genomic window from Fundulus heteroclitus isolate FHET01 chromosome 6, MU-UCD_Fhet_4.1, whole genome shotgun sequence contains:
- the LOC118563364 gene encoding pituitary adenylate cyclase-activating polypeptide type I receptor-like, with product MVAAYLGIVWVEPLGSSGCKTEWDEIGCWLRADAGQVVNLSCSEVFQHFSSNQGYVYRNCTADGWSEMYPTYEDACHFSDDSEPESETSYLRAFRQVYTVGYATSLISLLTAIVVFAGFRKFRCTRNYIHINLFSSFVLRASAVFIKDAVLFADETLDHCSMSTATCKSAVAFFQFSILANYFWLLVEGMYLQTLLALTFVSQRKYFWWYILIGWGLPSMVLILWVLTRFFYDDRGCWDDNDNVGIWWIIKGPITASLLVNIVIFLNVIRILVQKLKSSATAGNSDTSHFMRLAKSTLFLIPLFGMHYTVFAFLPENTGVAARLYIELGLGSFQGFVVALLYCFMNGEVQTELRKWLWRCYNPNHLNPAKRSITQITIRTHGGLGLPPSSANVSAV